Genomic DNA from Streptococcus uberis:
GGTACAGAAAGCAGAAATGCCTTAAACTTTGCCGAAGTAGCTATTGTCCTGGATAATTCAGATGCATTTATTAAAGATGCTCCAAAAGAAATTAGAGTTGAAAGACATATCTATCGTAATGGTGACAGTGATTACATCATAGATGGTAAAAAAGTAAGATTGAGAGATGTTCATGATTTATTCATGGACACTGGTCTGGGGAGAGATTCTTTTTCCATTATTTCACAAGGCCGTGTTGAGGAAATTTTTAACAGTAAACCTGAAGAACGTCGAACGATTTTTGAGGAAGCAGCTGGAGTTTTAAAATATAAAACACGTAAAAAAGAAACTCAGAGCAAATTGACTCAGACTCAGGACAATTTAGACCGTCTGGAGGATATCATTTTTGAGCTTGATAATCAGGTAAAGCCGCTTGAAAAACAAGCTGAAATAGCAAAAAAATTCTTGCATTTGGATGCAGATCGTAAACAACTTCAGTTGGATATCCTAGTGGAAGATGTTCAACAAGATCAAAAAAGCATGGCTGAGAAAGAAGAAGACCTTGGCCAATTAAAAGAAAATCTTAGGGTTTACTATGAGCATCGAGACAGTCTGGAAAAAGAAAATCAAAGTTTAAAACATCTCAGACAAGAGCTTGTTCGTCAGCTTGACGACCACCAAGCAACTTTACTAGATTTAACAAACTTATCAGCAGATTTGAAGCGTCAGATTGATAGAATTCAATTGGAGACACATCAAAAGAATGAAAAAGAAGCAGAAGCAAAAGTCCAGCTTGAAAATCTATCACAGGATTGGGAAAGACTTCAAGAACAGATTCAAGAAAAACGGAATACTATTACGAGCTTAGAAAGTCAACACTCATCGCTTTATGAAGAAATCGATAATCTGAAAAATGAATTACAACGCTATTCAAATGACCCAGACCAATTAATAGAAAGTCTTCGTGAAGAATTTGTCAGTTTAATGCAAAAAGAAGCTGATTATTCAAATCAGTTAACCCTTCTTATTTCTGATATGGAAAAAGAGAGTCAAGAGAGAGCCTCAAATGCTCAAGAGTGTGAAGAAATGTTGGCAAAAGTACAGCATTTGAAAGCAGATTTTCAAACTGTCCAGTCAGATTATGATGACAAACAACTTGCTGTAAGACAACTTTTGGAAGCTTATCAAAAGCTTGAAGGACAAATTGCCAAGCAAGAAGTGACTTACCAAGCAGAGCAATCACAATTATTTGATTTATATGATCAGAAAAAAGCCAAGGAAGCTAGATTAGCAAGTCTTGAATCTATTCAAAAAAACCATAGTCAGTTTTATGCAGGTGTCAAATCAGTCCTGCAAGCAGCTCAAACAATTGGTGGTATTTTAGGAGCAGTTTCAGAACACCTTTCCTTTGATAGCCAATATCAAACAGCATTGGAAATTGCTTTGGGGGCAAGCAGCCAACATATTATTGTTAAGGATGAAGTTGCAGCAAAATCAGCAATCTCATTTTTGAAAGAAAATCGACAAGGACGTGCAACTTTCTTGCCTTTAACAACCATTAAACCACGCTTTTTATCTGATAATCAATTGCATCAAGTCCAACAGTATCAAGGTTTTTTGGGGACCGCAGAGTCATTAGTCTCATATGATCACCGTTTTAAAACTATTTTTCAAAATCTCTTAAATACAACGCTCATATTTGATACGGTTGATCATGCTAATCTAGCGGCCAAAGCTTTACAGTATAAGGTCCGTATTATTACATTAGATGGAACGGAATTGAGACCGGGGGGGTCATTTTCTGGTGGTTCAAATCGACAAAATAATACCACCTTCATTAAGCCAGAAATGGATTTGATTCAAAAGGAATTATCTCGTTTAGAAGGACAACTAAAAGAAAAAGAAACGCTTGTTTCAGATTTAAAGCTTGTCTTAAAAGAAGAAAAAGAAAAATTACAGGATTTAAAGGGGAAAGGTGAAGAGGCGAGGTTTGCTGAACAAAAAGCAGAATTGCATTACCAACAATTAAAAGAAACTTTAGCGGATTCGGAAGAAATACTGCGCCTGATGATAGAGCAGACAGATAAATCTAGCTTGAATGATTTTGAAACCCAAAAAGAAGAGTTGCAAAATCAATTAAGTCAATTGGAAACAGACAAAAACCAATTGAGTCAACAGATTGATGAAATTAAGGGAAATAAAAATCTCATTAATGAGAAAAAGTCTGAACTGACGAATCAATTATCTCAGTTACAGTTGAAAGAACGTGATGTGACCAATCAGAGTCGTTTCGAAAAGACAGATTTATCACGTCTTGAATCTGATGCAGAAGCTTGCCGTCTTAATATTGATAAGCTGTCACAGCTGTTACAAAATCCTGTGTCTCAAGAAGAAATGGACCGCCTTCCTTTACTTGAGAAACAATTGCAAGACGTTGAATCCAAAAAAGCAGATGTTGAGCAAAAACGTATTCAACTCCGTTTCAAATCGGAGGATTGTCAAGCACAGTTAGAAGATTTAGAAGAGCAATTGTCTAAAGAACAAGCCAAAAATGAAAATTTTATTCGCCAGCAAACAAAATTAGAAGCTGAAATGGATTATCTGAAAGATCGGTTGAGAACTTTTGCCAAAACTTTATCCGAGGACTTCCAAATGAGTTTTGAGGAAGCTAAAGAAATGGCTAATCCAATCCAGTCTATGATTTCTGAGAAACAAAGGCTTAAGCAATTACTTAAGACCATAAAGGCTTTAGGTCCAATCAATTTAGATGCTATTAGTCAATTTGACGAGGTTTCTGAACGTTTGGAATTCCTTAATAGTCAGAAGTTTGATTTGAACAAGGCCAAGAATCTCTTGCTAGATACTATTAACAGTATGGATAATGAAGTGAAAGCTCGTTTCAAGGTCACTTTTGAAGCCATTCGTGAGAGTTTCCAAGAAACCTTTAAACAAATGTTTGGTGGTGGTTCTGCTGATTTGGTTCTTACTGAAGGAGACTTGTTGTCAGCAGGGGTGGAAATTTCCGTGCAACCTCCAGGTAAAAAAATTCAGTCACTTAATTTAATGTCTGGTGGTGAAAAAGCTCTGTCTGCTTTAGCTTTGCTATTTGCAATCATACGAGTGAAAACCATTCCCTTCGTTATCCTTGATGAGGTTGAAGCAGCTCTTGATGAAGCAAATGTCAAACGTTTTGGGGATTATCTCAATCGTTTTGATAAGAACAGTCAGTTTATTGTTGTCACTCACCGGAAAGGAACAATGGCTGCCGCAGATAGTATTTATGGTATTACGATGCAAGAATCAGGCGTTTCTAAAGTTGTTTCTGTGAAATTGAAAGATTCTGAAGACCTCGCATTTTTAAACTAAAAAAGAAGAGAAAGAATAAGAATGATAAAATTAGTTGCAACGGATATGGACGGCACCTTTTTAAAAGATGATCTGAGCTATGACAAAGAAAGATTAGCGACATTACTTCCCAAATTAAAAGAAAAAGGCATTCTTTTTGCAGTTGCTAGTGGAAGATCTCTTTTAGCCATTGATGCCATGTTTGAAGAGTTTCTAGACCAGATTGCAGTCATTGCTGAAAATGGATCTTTAGTGCAATATCAAAATAAGGTATTATTTGCTGATTTTTTGACCAAAGAACAGTATGTTGAAATTGCTGATGCCATTTTGGCAAATCCTTTTTATGTTGAAACCGGAATGTTGTTTTCTGGTCAAAAAGCGGCCTATATTTTAAAAGGGGCTAGTCAAGCCTATATCGATCGTATGTCCCTTTTTTACGAAAATGTGCGCGTCATTTCCGATTTTGATGAGATGGATGATGATGTTATTTTTAAAATCACAACCACATTTACTGGCGAAACGGTTTTAGAAGGTAGTGATTGGCTAGATCAACGCTTACCATATGTGACTGCAGTTACAACTGGATTTGAGTCCATCGATATTATCTTGTCTGAAGTTAATAAAGGTTTTGGCATTGATCACCTTTGTCAAGCCTTAGGCATTACAGCAACGGAAGTAATGGCTTTTGGTGATAATTTAAATGATTTGCAGATGTTAGAATATGCTGGAACAGCGATTGCCACAGAAAATGCTCGACCTGAAATTAAAGCAGTAGCAGATCAGGTTATCGGGGACTGTAATCAAGAGTCAGTTATGGCTTATTTGGAAGGATTAGTTTAGAATGCATACGATAAAATTATTAGCACTCGACTTAGATGGCACATTATTTAACGCGGAAAAAACGATTAGTGACGCTAATAAGCTTGCCATCCAAAAGGCAAGTGCAAAAGGTGTCAAAATTGTTATTACCACAGGAAGACCTTTGGCAGCAATTGGAAATGTATTGGAAGAGCTTGGTTTAACAAGTGATGATGATTACTGTATTACTTTTAATGGAGGATTGGTGCAAAGGTGCACAGGTCAAATCCTTGATAAAAGTAGTTTAAGCTATGAGGAAGTTGCTACTGTTCACCAACACTTAGAAAATTTAGCTTTACCAACAGATATCTTGAGTGAAGGTAAAGTTTACAGTATTCCTAGTAAAGACGGCCGTCATTCCCAATACCACCTTGCAAACCCACTCCTACAATTTATTGAAATCAATTCTTTAGAAGACTTACCTAAAAATATTGTTTATAATAAAATTGTAACCGTTACAGATGCCGATTTTTTAGATCAGCAATTAAGTCTCCTACCACCATCTACTTTTGATGCTTTCGAATCTTTTAAATCAAGAGATATCATTTTCGAAGTGATGCCAAAAGGTGTTCATAAAGCCTTTGGTTTGCAGCTCTTATGCAGTCACTTAAAAATAGAAGCTAAAGAGGTCATGGCTATGGGAGATGAAGCGAATGATTTTACCATGTTGGAATGGGCTGGTTTAGGCGTTGCAATGGCTAACGCGGTAGCCGAAGCTAAACAAATTGCAGATGCTGTAACCAGTCAAACCAATGACCAATCTGGTGTAGCGGAAGCCATTGAAAAATATATACTAAACGAGGATATCTAATGGGATTATTTGATAAATTATTTGGCAAGAAAACGAAGGAACAGCAGGATGAAAAGGACCAAGTCGAAAATGAACTAGGCGTGGATTCTTCTTTTCCTGAAGAAAGCCAAGCTGAAGAGCAAAATATTTTTGAAAAGCCAGCAAATAGCCAGCATATTGAAGAAGAGTTGAGCTTAGCTTCCGATCCAGCTTCAATTGAAGAAGTCATCATTCAACAACAAGAATTAACGCAATCTGAGAATTTGGAAACTGTTATTGAAGGTGATCATCTGGATAATAAAGACATTCAAGGTGAGAATTCAGATTTAGAAAGACAGGAACAAGTTTCTGACCATGCTGACCATCAGCTTGACAATTTAGTCGAAAATGCTGAAGAAAATCAGGAGCAAGAGCTTTCTACTGAAAAGACATATTCAATTGTTGACGAGTATTATCAACGTAAGGCAGCCTTTGAAGAAGGTCTTCAAAATGGAGATTTTGAACCACTAAGTCAAAATGACATCACCCCTTCTCCAAAGCCACAGCTTGAAGAAAGTGACCAAGAAAAATACCAACGAAGCTTGAAGAAAACACGGAACGGTTTTGCGGCCAGGTTAAATGCTTTTTTTGCCAACTTTAGAAGTGTTGATGAGGACTTCTTTGAAGAACTTGAAGAAATGTTAATTCTGTCAGATGTTGGTGTGTCAGTTGCTACCGAATTAACAGAGGAGCTCCGCCAGGAAGCAAAACTTGAAAATGCTAAGAAACCAGATGATTTGAAACGTGTTATTATCGAGAAACTCGTTGATATTTATGAAAAAGATGGCACTTTTAATGAGGCTATTAATCTCCAAGAAGGCTTGACAGTCATGCTTTTTGTGGGTGTTAATGGCGTTGGTAAAACAACCTCTATTGGGAAATTAGCCTATCGCTATAAAGCTGAAGGTAAAAAGGTGATGTTGGTTGCAGCTGATACCTTCCGAGCAGGTGCGGTTGCACAATTGGCAGAATGGGGCCGTCGAGTAGATGTTCCTGTGGTTATGGGAGCTGAAAAGGCAGACCCTGCTTCTGTTGTCTTTGATGGTGTTGAAAAAGCAGTGGCACAAGGAGTTGATATTCTCTTGATTGACACAGCTGGACGCCTACAAAATAAAGAAAATTTGATGGCTGAGCTAGAAAAAATGGGACGTATTATTAAGCGCGTTATTCCAGATGCACCCCATGAGACTCTTTTAGCCCTAGATGCTTCAACTGGTCAAAATGCCCTAAGTCAAGCGAAAGAGTTTTCTAAAATATTACCATTGACAGGTCTCATTTTGACTAAGATTGATGGGACTGCAAAAGGTGGTGTGGTCTTAGCAATACGTCAGGAGTTAGAAATTCCAGTGAAATTTATCGGTTTTGGAGAAAAAATTGATGATATTGGAGAATTTGATTCAGAAGATTTTATGAAAGGCTTGCTTGCTGATATTATCTAAGGCTTGAAAAAGAAGAAGGTAACCATTTCATGACATCTCAAAAGATAGCTATCGAACGCTACAAACAATTAGCACAGCAGAAACAAAAAGAACATCGTCAATTTCTGATGACACTCAAAAAGAAAGCCCCCAAAAATCTAGATAAAGTGGTACAAGATGTTCATAAGGAAGTCTTTCAAGAAATTGATTGCACGGCATGTGCTAACTGCTGTAAAAGTTTAGGCCCTTTATTTACAGAAGCTGATATTGCAAGAATTTCCAAGCATTTTAGAATGTCTTTGTCAGCATTTGAAGAGCTTTATTTAGAAACAGATGAAGATCAGGATAAGGTTTTTAAATCAATGCCCTGTCCGTTTTTAGGTGACGATAATCTATGTAGTATTTACGATGTTAGGCCAAAGGCCTGTCGTGAATTTCCCCATACAGATCGTAAAAAAATCTATCAAATCAATCACCTAACCCTGAAAAATACCTTGATATGTCCAGCGGCTTATCTATTTGTTGAAAAGTTAAAGGATAGAATCTAAAAGAAATCTCGGCAGAACTTTCCTGCCGAGATTTCTTTTAAATACGATTATAATACATTTGAACCAATTCTAAAAAGTCAGAAATGGAATACGTTGTCCCAAAAAAACGGTATGCAGATTGTGACCAATAATCCGTTGGATCAATATGATCTGTACCTCCTAAATAAAGGGAAATCATTTCATGTGTCCATAAAGTACCCTCTCCATTTTCTTGACCAAGGGTTAAGGGAAGGTTATTTTCTTTTAAAGTTTTCGCTGTATAATAGGCTGCGTTTGCTAGCTGCTTAGCAAATGCTTCTTGACTATAGACATGTGGCATTTCAAATTGAACAAAGTAGGGATTGGCTTTTGGTCCAGCACCTTGAGCCATAAAATGATTATCTGCAATGTTTAGGATTTCTTGGTCATCAATGAAGGTATGAACAAAGATACCTTCTTTTTTGTAGTTTTTGACCATATAGTAGATTTCATCGGCAATACTTGACTGTTCAGTTCCTGTGTCATGGATAATAATTCCTTTTGGCTTTGCTTGACTTCCAAAGTATGGCCTTTTAGGGAATGTTTTTATTAACTTGTTTTTGATTTGAACTTTTGGGAAGTCAAGGGATTGAAGATAGGCATTGACAGGGTTGGTTAGTTCAATATCAAGACTCTTACTTTCTACAAGGTATGAATTACCCTGATAGGTGACTTCTGCAAAAAGGATTTTTTGTCCTCTAACACGTCCTAACTCGTATCCAGTCACAGTTACTTTTGTTTTTTCGGGAATTTCTTTCAGGCTAAACAAGCAATGAGAAGGATAGAGCTTGGTTTCTTTAGTGACAATTTCAGCTGCCTGAGTGTACTTATATTTTGTCAAAGGTGTTAGATTAAAGGTATAATGAAAGAGAAGTGCTAAAGCTAATGCTATAAGAAGGATGGTAAGATTTTTTTGGTTAAGGTGTTTTTTGTAGTGCTTCATTGTTAATTGACTTAGAGACATGTTTTCTATTTTAACAGAAAAAGGGCTAGAATGGCTAAAATAAGAAGTGAAAATATTATTTTTTAACATTTCTAATGCTATTAAGGAGAAGGATGAAACTATTAATATTAGGTGGAAATGGCTTTTTAGGCCAAGAGTTGATTCATTCTGCTATAAAAAAAGATTACGATGTCACTTATTTATCAAGACATTCTGGAAATGGCGCTATTTTTTCACATCCAAAAGTGACTTATCTTAAAGGGGACATTTTTCATGCTCTTTCATGTGATAAAGAGCAGACTTACGATTGTGTGATAGACTGCGTCGGAACGATTCATCCAAAATACTTACAAAGCCTAAATGTGGATGCTACTAAAGAAGCTATCATTTTAAGTCAAAAGCTATCTATAAAGCATTTTGTCTATATTTCTGCAAATAGCGGTTTTTCTTCTTACCTAAGAAGTAAAGAAAAGGCGGAAAGAATGGTTAAAGAAAAGGCGGAAAGAATGGTTAAAGAAAAGGCAAGTAGTTATTTGATTGTTAAGCCGGGTTTGCTTTTTGGTCCTAAACGCCCATTGTCATTACTTTTAATGGTTTTTTTCAAAATGATCCTACTATTACCTATTTATCCATCAGTCATTGATGAAATTTATCCTTTAGATGTCCGAAAAGTCGCTGAAGTGATTATTGCTCATCTTGAAAAGAGTTACGGTGAGAAAACTATCTTATCTCTAAATGACTTAAAAGGGACTATTTTAGCTATTCAGAAGTAACTTTAAAATTCAACATAAAAAAGTCTTTTCCAGAAATTTTTGGAAAAGACTTTTTCATTTAAAAAATGCGGTAAACATATGGATTACTAGGTTGTTTGCTTTCTTTAACTTCCTGAATATGAAGGACAGGTAGGGTTTGTCTTAAATTTTTATCATATTCTGTCTGCAAACGCCCCTTTACCGTCAACCAGGTATTATCACTATATGTTGAAGCAGTTCCAGTAGTTAGCAAGCCATAGACACCGGAGTCTGCAATACAATGAATGATACCAAAACGGAAAAGAAATTGATAGTTATCATGACCTGGTTCATTATAAACAAAACCGGTATACTGAATGTCTCGTTGACTAAATTCTTCAGGGAAAAGATAAATCAATTCCATAACTTCCATATAGTTTTCGGTTGTAATCGTTAAGGGCTTATCTCCTTTAAATTTTTGGAGCTCTTTCTTCATCTCTCTTTGATAGGCAGATTTTGTAAAATAAAGACTCGTATCAGGCTTTAAATATTGAACAGCTGTACCATCGTCACTGATGCCGGACTTGCTTGAGCCTGCAGCAAGGGGAAAGTGATAACCTTTTGCAGACACAGTGGTAGAATCTAAACTGACTGTAGGTACTAAAAGGCCAACTAGGACAGGAAAAACAAGGATAAAGGGACTAGACATCTTTGCAAGCTTACCAGTCAAGTGACTGTGAACCTTGATGTTTTTCATCCAAGTATAGAGTTGAACAAGAGCTAGTAAGAAGGTTAGAACCATTGAAATATAGGCAAGATAAGCGTATTTGGTATTGATGTATTGATCTAACTTACCTGATAATTGAAGGTACATGGTTAATTCAAAATAAGCTGCTAAAACAAGAAAACGTATCATACAAGAACCCCCACTAGCAAGCAATAAATCATTATCATGAAACAGGAGAGGCTAATAAATTGAACAATAAATTTCCCTTTGAAAGCCTTAATCATCATCATTAGATTTTTGATATCAACCATTGGACCAATCAAGAGAAAGGCTAAGACAGGCGCCATTCCAAAAGTAGAGAGTAAGGAAGCACCAATAAAAGCGTCAGCTTCACTACATAAGGAAAGAATAAATGCTAGAAGCATCATCACTAGGATTGCTGTCAAGGGATTGTGACCAATGCTTG
This window encodes:
- the smc gene encoding chromosome segregation protein SMC, with the translated sequence MYLKTIEMQGFKSFADKTKIEFEKGVTAVVGPNGSGKSNITESLRWALGESSAKSLRGGKMPDIIFAGTESRNALNFAEVAIVLDNSDAFIKDAPKEIRVERHIYRNGDSDYIIDGKKVRLRDVHDLFMDTGLGRDSFSIISQGRVEEIFNSKPEERRTIFEEAAGVLKYKTRKKETQSKLTQTQDNLDRLEDIIFELDNQVKPLEKQAEIAKKFLHLDADRKQLQLDILVEDVQQDQKSMAEKEEDLGQLKENLRVYYEHRDSLEKENQSLKHLRQELVRQLDDHQATLLDLTNLSADLKRQIDRIQLETHQKNEKEAEAKVQLENLSQDWERLQEQIQEKRNTITSLESQHSSLYEEIDNLKNELQRYSNDPDQLIESLREEFVSLMQKEADYSNQLTLLISDMEKESQERASNAQECEEMLAKVQHLKADFQTVQSDYDDKQLAVRQLLEAYQKLEGQIAKQEVTYQAEQSQLFDLYDQKKAKEARLASLESIQKNHSQFYAGVKSVLQAAQTIGGILGAVSEHLSFDSQYQTALEIALGASSQHIIVKDEVAAKSAISFLKENRQGRATFLPLTTIKPRFLSDNQLHQVQQYQGFLGTAESLVSYDHRFKTIFQNLLNTTLIFDTVDHANLAAKALQYKVRIITLDGTELRPGGSFSGGSNRQNNTTFIKPEMDLIQKELSRLEGQLKEKETLVSDLKLVLKEEKEKLQDLKGKGEEARFAEQKAELHYQQLKETLADSEEILRLMIEQTDKSSLNDFETQKEELQNQLSQLETDKNQLSQQIDEIKGNKNLINEKKSELTNQLSQLQLKERDVTNQSRFEKTDLSRLESDAEACRLNIDKLSQLLQNPVSQEEMDRLPLLEKQLQDVESKKADVEQKRIQLRFKSEDCQAQLEDLEEQLSKEQAKNENFIRQQTKLEAEMDYLKDRLRTFAKTLSEDFQMSFEEAKEMANPIQSMISEKQRLKQLLKTIKALGPINLDAISQFDEVSERLEFLNSQKFDLNKAKNLLLDTINSMDNEVKARFKVTFEAIRESFQETFKQMFGGGSADLVLTEGDLLSAGVEISVQPPGKKIQSLNLMSGGEKALSALALLFAIIRVKTIPFVILDEVEAALDEANVKRFGDYLNRFDKNSQFIVVTHRKGTMAAADSIYGITMQESGVSKVVSVKLKDSEDLAFLN
- a CDS encoding Cof-type HAD-IIB family hydrolase produces the protein MIKLVATDMDGTFLKDDLSYDKERLATLLPKLKEKGILFAVASGRSLLAIDAMFEEFLDQIAVIAENGSLVQYQNKVLFADFLTKEQYVEIADAILANPFYVETGMLFSGQKAAYILKGASQAYIDRMSLFYENVRVISDFDEMDDDVIFKITTTFTGETVLEGSDWLDQRLPYVTAVTTGFESIDIILSEVNKGFGIDHLCQALGITATEVMAFGDNLNDLQMLEYAGTAIATENARPEIKAVADQVIGDCNQESVMAYLEGLV
- a CDS encoding Cof-type HAD-IIB family hydrolase; protein product: MHTIKLLALDLDGTLFNAEKTISDANKLAIQKASAKGVKIVITTGRPLAAIGNVLEELGLTSDDDYCITFNGGLVQRCTGQILDKSSLSYEEVATVHQHLENLALPTDILSEGKVYSIPSKDGRHSQYHLANPLLQFIEINSLEDLPKNIVYNKIVTVTDADFLDQQLSLLPPSTFDAFESFKSRDIIFEVMPKGVHKAFGLQLLCSHLKIEAKEVMAMGDEANDFTMLEWAGLGVAMANAVAEAKQIADAVTSQTNDQSGVAEAIEKYILNEDI
- the ftsY gene encoding signal recognition particle-docking protein FtsY; amino-acid sequence: MGLFDKLFGKKTKEQQDEKDQVENELGVDSSFPEESQAEEQNIFEKPANSQHIEEELSLASDPASIEEVIIQQQELTQSENLETVIEGDHLDNKDIQGENSDLERQEQVSDHADHQLDNLVENAEENQEQELSTEKTYSIVDEYYQRKAAFEEGLQNGDFEPLSQNDITPSPKPQLEESDQEKYQRSLKKTRNGFAARLNAFFANFRSVDEDFFEELEEMLILSDVGVSVATELTEELRQEAKLENAKKPDDLKRVIIEKLVDIYEKDGTFNEAINLQEGLTVMLFVGVNGVGKTTSIGKLAYRYKAEGKKVMLVAADTFRAGAVAQLAEWGRRVDVPVVMGAEKADPASVVFDGVEKAVAQGVDILLIDTAGRLQNKENLMAELEKMGRIIKRVIPDAPHETLLALDASTGQNALSQAKEFSKILPLTGLILTKIDGTAKGGVVLAIRQELEIPVKFIGFGEKIDDIGEFDSEDFMKGLLADII
- a CDS encoding YkgJ family cysteine cluster protein; protein product: MTSQKIAIERYKQLAQQKQKEHRQFLMTLKKKAPKNLDKVVQDVHKEVFQEIDCTACANCCKSLGPLFTEADIARISKHFRMSLSAFEELYLETDEDQDKVFKSMPCPFLGDDNLCSIYDVRPKACREFPHTDRKKIYQINHLTLKNTLICPAAYLFVEKLKDRI
- a CDS encoding peptidoglycan recognition protein family protein, translated to MLKNNIFTSYFSHSSPFSVKIENMSLSQLTMKHYKKHLNQKNLTILLIALALALLFHYTFNLTPLTKYKYTQAAEIVTKETKLYPSHCLFSLKEIPEKTKVTVTGYELGRVRGQKILFAEVTYQGNSYLVESKSLDIELTNPVNAYLQSLDFPKVQIKNKLIKTFPKRPYFGSQAKPKGIIIHDTGTEQSSIADEIYYMVKNYKKEGIFVHTFIDDQEILNIADNHFMAQGAGPKANPYFVQFEMPHVYSQEAFAKQLANAAYYTAKTLKENNLPLTLGQENGEGTLWTHEMISLYLGGTDHIDPTDYWSQSAYRFFGTTYSISDFLELVQMYYNRI
- a CDS encoding NAD-dependent epimerase/dehydratase family protein, which encodes MKLLILGGNGFLGQELIHSAIKKDYDVTYLSRHSGNGAIFSHPKVTYLKGDIFHALSCDKEQTYDCVIDCVGTIHPKYLQSLNVDATKEAIILSQKLSIKHFVYISANSGFSSYLRSKEKAERMVKEKAERMVKEKASSYLIVKPGLLFGPKRPLSLLLMVFFKMILLLPIYPSVIDEIYPLDVRKVAEVIIAHLEKSYGEKTILSLNDLKGTILAIQK
- a CDS encoding TIGR03943 family putative permease subunit encodes the protein MIRFLVLAAYFELTMYLQLSGKLDQYINTKYAYLAYISMVLTFLLALVQLYTWMKNIKVHSHLTGKLAKMSSPFILVFPVLVGLLVPTVSLDSTTVSAKGYHFPLAAGSSKSGISDDGTAVQYLKPDTSLYFTKSAYQREMKKELQKFKGDKPLTITTENYMEVMELIYLFPEEFSQRDIQYTGFVYNEPGHDNYQFLFRFGIIHCIADSGVYGLLTTGTASTYSDNTWLTVKGRLQTEYDKNLRQTLPVLHIQEVKESKQPSNPYVYRIF